In one Niallia taxi genomic region, the following are encoded:
- a CDS encoding Imm3 family immunity protein, with protein MKDWEYNELFEAIQETYEELLDEDRGYKYAIAKLSDEFDNLGKIEDVIVDTAIGEIAIGHDKVFVGLIEGITKRLSKFKDIDASNELTKEEIEDLTTRIEKVLEGLSKVEIDYNPSSE; from the coding sequence ATGAAAGATTGGGAGTATAATGAATTATTTGAAGCAATTCAGGAGACATATGAAGAACTGTTAGATGAAGATAGGGGATATAAGTATGCTATAGCAAAACTATCAGATGAGTTCGATAACTTAGGTAAGATAGAAGATGTTATTGTTGATACTGCTATTGGTGAGATTGCAATTGGACATGACAAAGTTTTTGTTGGACTTATTGAAGGTATAACAAAGAGGTTAAGCAAGTTTAAAGATATAGATGCTTCAAATGAACTGACAAAAGAGGAAATAGAAGATTTAACTACTAGGATAGAAAAAGTATTAGAGGGTCTTAGTAAAGTTGAGATAGATTATAACCCATCTTCCGAGTAA
- the arfA gene encoding arabinosylfuranosidase ArfA: protein MMTKKAKMILEKDFKIAEIDNRIYGSFIEHLGRAVYGGIYEPGHPDADEKGFRKDVTGLIKELQVPLIRYPGGNFVSGYNWEDGVGPVESRPRRLELAWRTTEPNVVGTNEFMEWAKQAGAEVNMAVNLGTRGIDAARNLVEYCNHDSGSYYSDLRISHGYREPHKIKTWCLGNEMDGPWQIGHKTAAEYGRIAQEAAKVMKWVDPDIELVACGSSNRSMPTFAEWEATVLDHTYDHVEYISLHQYYGNHSNDISNYLALSLEMDDFISSVVSIADYIKAKKRSKKKIHLSFDEWNVWYHSREADKLIEPWTVAPPQLEDIYNFEDALLVGCMLITMLKHADRVKIACLAQLVNVIAPIMTEENGPAWKQTIFYPYMHASVYGRGVALNPIISSPKYDSKDFTDVPTLESTAVYNEENEELTIFAVNRDLQDGLLLECDIRNFEGYKVVEHIVLENDDIKQTNSAKTEAVKPHTNGDASLRDGALSAMLPKLSWNVIRLAK, encoded by the coding sequence TTGATGACGAAAAAAGCGAAGATGATTTTAGAAAAGGATTTTAAAATTGCTGAAATAGATAACCGGATTTATGGATCATTCATTGAGCATCTCGGTAGAGCCGTGTATGGAGGCATATATGAGCCAGGTCATCCAGATGCAGATGAAAAGGGCTTTCGCAAGGACGTAACAGGCTTGATTAAAGAGCTGCAGGTTCCATTGATCCGCTACCCTGGCGGGAATTTCGTGTCAGGGTACAACTGGGAGGACGGAGTAGGCCCTGTTGAAAGCAGACCGCGCCGTCTCGAGCTTGCTTGGCGGACGACAGAGCCGAATGTTGTTGGCACAAATGAGTTTATGGAGTGGGCGAAGCAGGCAGGGGCAGAGGTGAATATGGCAGTTAACCTCGGCACAAGAGGGATCGATGCAGCGCGGAATTTGGTTGAATACTGCAACCATGACAGCGGCTCGTACTATAGTGATTTGCGCATAAGCCATGGCTATCGTGAGCCACACAAAATCAAAACATGGTGTTTAGGAAATGAGATGGATGGTCCTTGGCAAATCGGTCATAAGACAGCGGCTGAATATGGCCGGATTGCTCAGGAGGCAGCAAAGGTGATGAAATGGGTTGACCCTGATATTGAGCTTGTTGCCTGTGGAAGCTCGAACAGAAGCATGCCGACATTTGCAGAATGGGAAGCAACTGTTTTGGATCATACGTATGACCATGTTGAGTATATTTCCTTACATCAATATTATGGCAATCATAGTAATGATATCAGCAACTATTTAGCTCTGTCTTTAGAGATGGATGACTTCATTTCGTCTGTAGTTTCAATTGCTGATTATATTAAAGCCAAAAAACGCAGCAAAAAGAAAATTCATTTGTCCTTTGATGAGTGGAATGTGTGGTATCACTCAAGAGAAGCAGATAAGCTGATAGAGCCGTGGACAGTTGCCCCACCACAGCTTGAGGATATTTATAACTTCGAGGATGCGCTGCTTGTCGGCTGTATGCTGATAACCATGCTGAAGCATGCTGACAGGGTGAAGATTGCTTGTCTTGCACAGCTTGTGAATGTGATTGCGCCAATTATGACAGAGGAGAACGGTCCTGCCTGGAAGCAGACGATTTTCTATCCATATATGCATGCCTCCGTTTACGGGAGAGGTGTTGCCTTAAATCCGATCATTTCCAGTCCGAAATATGACAGCAAGGATTTCACAGATGTGCCGACATTAGAATCAACTGCTGTATACAATGAAGAAAACGAGGAGCTGACGATCTTTGCAGTTAACAGAGATCTTCAAGACGGCTTACTGTTGGAGTGCGATATTCGCAACTTTGAAGGCTATAAAGTGGTAGAGCATATTGTCCTCGAAAATGACGATATTAAGCAAACAAACTCTGCTAAAACAGAAGCCGTTAAGCCACATACAAACGGTGACGCAAGCTTAAGGGACGGCGCACTTTCCGCAATGCTGCCAAAGCTTTCCTGGAATGTTATCCGTCTGGCGAAATAA
- a CDS encoding glycoside hydrolase domain-containing protein — protein sequence MARGFDCATKLNITTASALKKAGFAYTARYLGNSWKTFDAAEAKAIRNAGLKLVSIFQKSADRSAYFTEEQGRQDGRDAVKAAQNVGQPAGTAIYFAVDFDAGKRAIPHILAYFNGVRKSFHTYKLGIYGSYTVMLAVKGLADYYWQTYAWSYGKVADFIHMHQYKNNIKVAGVLIDRNDIRKSPGDWGWTIQESEVATFEVKAETGAYMTAADAKQGKNKKGIVKKGSYFLFNQSAGMVNVTKQKGVPGSWINPEASEGAKYHIVIKGDSLTKIAQKYGTSLKTLQKLNPQIKNIHLIHPNQKIQVK from the coding sequence ATGGCAAGAGGGTTTGATTGTGCGACAAAGCTTAATATAACAACAGCAAGTGCTTTAAAGAAAGCAGGATTTGCTTATACAGCCCGCTATCTTGGGAACAGCTGGAAGACCTTTGATGCTGCTGAGGCAAAGGCGATAAGGAACGCTGGCTTAAAGCTTGTCAGTATTTTTCAGAAAAGCGCCGACAGGTCAGCGTATTTTACAGAGGAGCAAGGAAGACAGGACGGAAGGGATGCAGTGAAAGCCGCACAAAATGTCGGCCAGCCAGCAGGAACAGCCATTTATTTCGCAGTCGACTTTGATGCAGGCAAAAGGGCAATCCCACATATCCTTGCCTATTTCAACGGTGTGCGTAAATCCTTTCATACGTATAAGCTAGGAATCTACGGCTCATATACGGTAATGCTTGCAGTCAAGGGACTGGCCGATTATTATTGGCAGACATATGCATGGTCATATGGGAAGGTAGCTGATTTCATCCATATGCACCAGTATAAAAACAATATTAAAGTCGCAGGAGTGCTCATTGACAGGAATGATATCCGCAAAAGTCCAGGCGATTGGGGCTGGACAATACAGGAATCTGAAGTGGCAACCTTTGAGGTGAAAGCCGAGACAGGAGCCTATATGACAGCCGCAGATGCAAAGCAAGGCAAAAATAAAAAAGGCATTGTAAAGAAGGGAAGCTACTTCCTCTTTAATCAATCAGCAGGAATGGTAAATGTGACAAAACAAAAGGGTGTACCAGGCTCGTGGATTAATCCTGAAGCAAGTGAGGGAGCAAAATACCATATCGTCATAAAAGGCGACAGCCTCACTAAAATTGCGCAAAAATACGGCACAAGCCTCAAAACCCTCCAAAAGCTCAATCCACAAATCAAAAATATCCACCTAATCCATCCAAACCAAAAGATCCAGGTCAAATAG
- a CDS encoding S8 family peptidase, translating into MENSKRKLGSIFTFLLAFVLVVSTWTALPAAAAETADAGETLAGGTTLEESFADGENVKWFKFTPSAEDTKNFTHYEFTLDSTEEMNVSVYSSLDKANADDTFDQYRSYSYTESPAVIHFPLAWVGSYYVKVEYYPYYEEEELGQEELPEGEEIEDTEPVEVDTSFTLKANGTTLAPSTDIESAEECPVELSTSEQKDGLAILKDLREIRDSILSQTDEGKKLSSLYYKVAPFLSAKIIFDDQLRSDVLKNLRQLKPIYTELLKNGTSSTYTFTSADVKAINSLYKYMYDAAPEALKEQIKKTESKINISNLEDKTLSSVFSKLGASTTAISNKNTSNKYIVKLKAGKSLSTFKRSAQSAQSETIENLGSSDKIADDLYVIDLGSEVKANGYSAQAKNSIVNSVKKSSAVEYVEQIQTYKALGTTSDVSNPYQWSLSNTGQTQGTSGADIQFGPLHSLLHVAKPSETVIAVVDTGVDSTLADLNNVLATEGYNYIGNNNNALDDNGHGTHVSGIIAAGMDNGYSISGIHSNAKILPVKVLDASGYGDTEQIAKGIKYAVDKGAKVINLSLGGTYSRTLEYMLQYAYKHNVTIVAATGNDGSEELGYPASSKYATSVGATNDMDLVSDYSNYGIGTDLVAPGTNIPSLVPNGNVTYFSGTSMATPHVAAAAGLLLSLNNNLKPAEVEKILTETAKDVAFEEQDNPYKFEETFIEITEDGEVIYEEGDSLPPGYDYVTGWGRLDAYGAYSALLLKATVGDIYNSSYAIKGTAESGTAVSVKIGKEVKKATADKKGNYKIEIPLQKAEGLLEVAFEKTVNGVKAKATIRTSVLEDTTPPNAPKVNKVGDNDTKVTGTAEEYATITVKANKKTIGTAKADNAGKFSVKIAKQKQGTKLSVTATDGAKLTGKATSVTVGDSTPPAAPTVTGTISDKSTKVEGKAEANASIDIKDGKKAVASGKANSKGAYSITIKKQKAGTKLSITATDKAGNTSKAKTVTVADKTAPSAPTVSGTIGDNSTKVTGKAEANASIEIKDGKKKIASGKADSKGAYSIKIGKQKAGTKLSITAKDKAGNISKAKTVTVADKTAPSAPKVNNVTTATTKVKGSTEANATVTIKVNNKVLATGKADKKGSYSITIKKQKEKTVLAVTATDKAGNISKVTEKKVVKAK; encoded by the coding sequence ATGGAAAACAGCAAACGCAAGCTTGGTTCTATCTTTACTTTTTTACTAGCATTTGTTTTAGTTGTCAGCACTTGGACAGCGCTTCCGGCAGCGGCCGCAGAAACAGCTGACGCGGGAGAAACGCTTGCAGGTGGCACGACTCTGGAGGAAAGCTTTGCAGATGGAGAGAATGTTAAATGGTTTAAGTTTACTCCTTCTGCTGAAGACACGAAGAACTTTACACATTATGAATTTACGTTAGATTCAACAGAGGAAATGAATGTTTCTGTTTACTCAAGCCTTGATAAGGCTAATGCAGATGACACATTTGATCAATATCGGAGCTACAGCTATACAGAATCGCCAGCTGTTATTCACTTTCCATTAGCATGGGTCGGCTCTTATTATGTGAAGGTTGAGTACTATCCTTATTATGAAGAGGAAGAGCTTGGGCAAGAGGAGCTGCCAGAGGGCGAAGAGATAGAAGATACAGAGCCTGTTGAAGTGGACACTTCCTTTACATTAAAGGCAAATGGAACAACTCTTGCGCCATCAACAGATATAGAATCAGCAGAGGAATGTCCTGTTGAGCTAAGCACAAGCGAGCAAAAGGATGGTCTAGCTATCTTAAAGGACTTGCGTGAAATCAGAGATTCGATTTTATCTCAAACAGATGAAGGCAAAAAGCTATCATCCTTATATTACAAGGTCGCACCTTTCTTAAGTGCGAAAATTATCTTTGATGACCAGCTTCGCAGTGACGTTTTAAAGAATTTGCGCCAGCTGAAACCAATTTATACGGAATTACTTAAAAACGGCACAAGCTCGACGTATACTTTCACAAGTGCAGATGTGAAGGCAATTAACAGTCTCTACAAATATATGTATGATGCAGCACCAGAGGCATTGAAGGAGCAAATTAAAAAGACAGAATCGAAAATTAATATCAGCAATTTGGAGGATAAAACACTATCAAGTGTGTTTTCTAAATTGGGAGCTTCCACAACCGCTATTTCTAACAAGAACACTTCCAACAAGTATATCGTTAAGCTGAAAGCAGGCAAAAGCCTGTCTACCTTTAAAAGAAGCGCACAATCTGCCCAAAGTGAAACAATTGAAAACCTAGGCAGCTCTGATAAAATCGCAGACGATTTATATGTTATTGATCTCGGCAGTGAGGTCAAAGCAAATGGCTATTCTGCACAAGCAAAAAACAGTATCGTCAACTCTGTGAAAAAATCATCGGCGGTTGAATATGTGGAACAAATACAAACATATAAAGCATTAGGAACGACAAGTGATGTTTCTAATCCATACCAATGGTCTCTTTCCAACACTGGCCAAACACAAGGGACGAGCGGTGCGGATATCCAATTCGGTCCACTTCACTCCCTGCTTCATGTAGCAAAACCAAGTGAAACGGTTATCGCTGTTGTTGATACTGGTGTTGACAGCACACTTGCTGATCTTAACAATGTTTTGGCAACAGAAGGCTATAACTATATTGGCAACAATAATAACGCGCTAGATGATAATGGGCATGGAACACATGTGAGCGGTATTATCGCAGCAGGCATGGATAACGGCTACTCTATTTCCGGAATTCATTCTAATGCGAAAATCCTCCCTGTCAAGGTTCTTGACGCGAGCGGCTACGGGGACACAGAACAAATTGCGAAAGGAATTAAATATGCTGTTGATAAAGGCGCAAAGGTTATTAACTTAAGTCTTGGCGGCACATACAGCAGAACATTGGAATATATGCTGCAATATGCGTACAAGCATAATGTCACAATCGTTGCGGCGACAGGAAATGACGGCTCTGAAGAATTAGGCTATCCAGCATCAAGCAAATATGCGACTTCTGTTGGAGCTACAAATGATATGGACCTTGTATCCGATTATTCAAACTATGGCATTGGAACAGACTTAGTCGCACCAGGCACAAATATCCCAAGCCTTGTGCCAAACGGCAATGTCACATACTTTAGCGGCACGTCTATGGCAACACCGCATGTTGCAGCGGCAGCAGGACTGCTTCTATCTTTGAACAATAACTTAAAGCCAGCAGAGGTAGAAAAAATTCTGACGGAAACAGCAAAAGACGTTGCCTTTGAGGAGCAGGACAACCCGTACAAGTTTGAAGAAACTTTCATTGAAATTACCGAGGACGGCGAGGTTATTTATGAAGAGGGAGACTCTCTTCCTCCAGGCTATGATTATGTTACTGGCTGGGGTCGTCTTGATGCCTATGGCGCCTACAGCGCATTATTGCTGAAAGCAACTGTTGGGGATATCTATAACAGCAGCTATGCAATTAAAGGAACGGCTGAAAGCGGCACGGCTGTCAGTGTGAAAATTGGCAAAGAAGTGAAAAAAGCAACAGCAGACAAAAAAGGTAATTACAAAATCGAGATTCCATTACAAAAGGCAGAAGGTCTGCTTGAAGTAGCATTTGAGAAAACAGTAAATGGTGTTAAAGCGAAAGCAACGATTCGCACAAGTGTGTTGGAGGATACAACACCGCCTAATGCACCGAAGGTTAATAAAGTTGGCGATAATGACACGAAGGTAACAGGTACAGCAGAGGAATATGCGACAATTACTGTTAAAGCGAACAAGAAAACAATCGGCACAGCGAAAGCAGATAATGCTGGCAAGTTCTCTGTCAAAATCGCCAAGCAAAAGCAGGGCACAAAGCTAAGCGTTACAGCAACGGACGGCGCGAAGCTGACAGGCAAGGCTACATCCGTTACAGTTGGCGACAGCACACCACCAGCAGCACCGACTGTTACAGGCACAATTAGTGACAAGAGCACAAAGGTAGAAGGAAAAGCAGAAGCTAATGCTTCTATCGACATTAAAGACGGCAAAAAGGCTGTTGCTAGCGGTAAAGCAAACAGCAAGGGCGCTTACTCGATCACGATTAAAAAACAAAAGGCTGGCACGAAGCTAAGCATTACAGCAACAGATAAAGCGGGGAACACAAGCAAAGCGAAAACAGTCACTGTCGCAGACAAAACCGCTCCAAGTGCACCAACTGTGAGCGGCACAATTGGTGACAACAGTACAAAAGTGACTGGAAAAGCCGAGGCTAATGCTTCCATTGAAATTAAAGATGGCAAAAAGAAAATTGCAAGTGGGAAAGCAGACAGCAAAGGAGCTTACTCCATCAAGATTGGTAAGCAAAAGGCTGGCACAAAGCTGAGCATTACAGCTAAGGATAAAGCGGGCAATATCAGCAAAGCAAAAACAGTTACTGTTGCAGATAAAACCGCTCCAAGCGCACCTAAAGTGAACAATGTAACAACAGCAACGACAAAGGTTAAAGGCAGCACAGAAGCAAATGCAACAGTGACAATCAAGGTCAACAATAAAGTACTTGCAACAGGAAAAGCAGACAAAAAAGGCAGCTACTCTATCACGATCAAAAAACAAAAGGAAAAAACAGTCCTTGCAGTAACAGCAACAGACAAGGCTGGCAACATTAGCAAAGTGACAGAAAAAAAGGTTGTGAAAGCTAAATAA
- a CDS encoding deaminase domain-containing protein, with protein MKILDASSLQDAMEQRAKHYDKLRDQFTSLKRAFQEMIDLDDFEGKGAEAIKGFYQGQIEVVEAWRRLFDRQIAFFEGVSGKLEDKDLGSNSRVETAFLEEDLVQKERQADEMITEQRRALENIFRDIDDLVPLHPFSRSKFDDLMMDASKKRTKTIEAVEEIDQELKDEYMSSEGEEAYAIQLFSALLGATKQGSSISPIQFDAEAYHQSDIYKLKGEAEEATISYLTYKQQEQEAREIAERPAVEKVWDGVKTFVGEFTGYYDYKRAVEGVDPVTGEKMSTAQRIAAGGMALAGFIPIVGWAGRAVKGGKGIYSAAKGINAAENAMSTYKNVQAFSTLEKTEMGIYGLLSANGLSEYTTGKDMFGNELTAEQRQASLTQSIFAGLPFIPGMAKEAGKLGQQALNSTVQIGKQGADVSRAFMDDLGRSLHTGPNVAFAGGVGDVNSYLKAESRADGVGKVSGDKESYLSMLSGGSGDVVKGTGKVYPTRQIDSVTEAHIIDRVKELRGNLSSKYKKSGNFALAEVDVSGMSKSEFYAQSSINELKGNLEHKVSDISLQPKNPMFKATEAVGKNGFSYLRNTDTEYKILNDIASRLGENTQATGKIRLFTELDTCDSCNNVIAEFAAKYKNIELEVIHNNGNRVIP; from the coding sequence GTGAAAATATTAGATGCTTCAAGTTTACAAGACGCAATGGAACAGAGGGCGAAGCATTATGATAAGCTTCGCGACCAATTTACATCATTAAAGAGGGCCTTTCAGGAAATGATTGATTTAGACGACTTTGAAGGCAAAGGAGCAGAAGCAATCAAAGGCTTCTATCAAGGCCAAATCGAAGTCGTCGAGGCTTGGCGGCGTTTATTTGACAGACAAATTGCCTTTTTTGAAGGCGTCAGCGGCAAGCTGGAGGACAAGGATTTAGGAAGCAACTCAAGAGTCGAAACTGCCTTTCTTGAAGAGGATCTCGTACAAAAAGAACGACAGGCAGACGAGATGATAACAGAGCAAAGACGAGCTCTAGAAAATATCTTTCGTGATATTGACGATTTAGTCCCATTACATCCCTTCTCCCGCAGTAAATTCGACGACTTAATGATGGATGCCAGCAAAAAGCGCACAAAAACAATTGAAGCTGTAGAAGAGATCGATCAGGAGCTGAAGGACGAGTATATGTCTTCAGAAGGAGAGGAAGCCTATGCCATTCAGCTGTTTAGCGCCTTACTTGGCGCAACAAAGCAAGGCAGCAGCATTTCACCAATCCAGTTTGACGCAGAAGCCTATCATCAAAGCGATATCTACAAGCTGAAGGGAGAGGCAGAAGAAGCCACCATCAGCTACCTTACATACAAGCAACAAGAACAAGAAGCAAGAGAAATCGCCGAACGCCCTGCAGTCGAAAAGGTGTGGGACGGAGTAAAAACCTTTGTCGGTGAATTCACCGGCTACTATGACTACAAACGAGCAGTCGAAGGAGTCGACCCCGTCACAGGTGAAAAGATGTCAACCGCACAGCGCATCGCAGCAGGAGGCATGGCATTAGCCGGCTTCATCCCAATCGTCGGCTGGGCAGGCAGAGCCGTCAAAGGAGGCAAAGGCATCTATTCAGCCGCAAAAGGAATCAACGCAGCCGAAAATGCAATGAGCACCTACAAAAACGTGCAAGCCTTCAGCACCTTAGAAAAAACCGAAATGGGCATCTACGGCCTCCTATCCGCCAACGGCCTATCCGAATACACAACAGGCAAAGACATGTTCGGCAACGAACTCACAGCCGAACAACGCCAAGCAAGCCTAACCCAAAGCATCTTCGCCGGCCTTCCATTTATCCCAGGCATGGCCAAAGAAGCAGGCAAACTCGGCCAACAAGCCCTGAACTCAACCGTACAAATCGGCAAGCAAGGAGCGGACGTTTCAAGAGCGTTTATGGATGATCTTGGAAGGAGCCTTCATACTGGTCCTAATGTGGCCTTTGCGGGTGGGGTTGGTGATGTGAATTCATACTTGAAGGCTGAGAGTAGGGCTGATGGTGTTGGGAAGGTTAGTGGGGATAAAGAAAGTTATTTGAGTATGTTGAGTGGTGGTAGTGGGGATGTTGTTAAGGGTACGGGTAAAGTATATCCAACTAGACAAATAGATTCAGTAACAGAAGCACATATAATTGATAGAGTGAAGGAACTAAGAGGGAATTTATCGAGTAAATATAAGAAGTCTGGTAATTTTGCTCTTGCAGAGGTGGATGTCAGTGGGATGAGCAAATCGGAATTTTATGCTCAAAGTAGCATAAATGAACTTAAAGGAAATCTTGAGCATAAGGTGTCTGATATTTCTTTACAACCTAAAAATCCAATGTTTAAGGCTACAGAAGCAGTTGGTAAAAATGGATTTAGTTATTTAAGGAATACAGATACGGAGTATAAAATACTAAATGATATAGCTTCTAGACTTGGGGAGAATACACAAGCTACTGGTAAAATTAGGTTATTTACAGAATTGGATACTTGCGATAGTTGTAATAATGTTATAGCAGAGTTTGCGGCTAAATATAAAAATATTGAATTAGAAGTCATACACAACAATGGTAATAGAGTTATTCCTTAA
- a CDS encoding YkvA family protein, protein MEKNKEELEVKLEDAGKHFSEEKFWGKLTKFAKKAGASVVYAVLLLYFTLKKPDVPVRAKTTIIGALGYFILPVDLIPDMAVGIGFTDDLGALGIALIQVAMYIDEDTKQKAKQKLADWFGDNVSTKEIDAKIGG, encoded by the coding sequence ATGGAGAAGAACAAGGAAGAGCTCGAAGTGAAGCTGGAGGACGCGGGAAAGCATTTTTCCGAGGAAAAGTTTTGGGGTAAGCTTACGAAGTTTGCGAAAAAGGCAGGTGCCTCTGTCGTGTATGCAGTCCTGCTTTTATATTTCACCTTAAAGAAGCCAGATGTGCCAGTAAGGGCAAAAACAACCATTATTGGAGCATTAGGTTATTTCATTCTTCCCGTTGATTTAATTCCAGATATGGCAGTCGGCATCGGCTTCACAGATGATCTCGGAGCATTAGGAATTGCATTGATCCAAGTAGCCATGTATATAGATGAAGATACGAAACAAAAGGCAAAACAGAAATTAGCAGATTGGTTTGGAGATAATGTCAGCACAAAAGAAATTGATGCGAAAATCGGCGGCTAA
- the galU gene encoding UTP--glucose-1-phosphate uridylyltransferase GalU, with protein sequence MKHVRKAIIPAAGLGTRFLPATKAMPKEMLPIVDKPTIQYIVEEAIASGIEDIIIVTGKGKRAIEDHFDYAHELEQNLLEKKKFDLLEKVQYSSNLADIHYIRQKEPKGLGHAVWCAKSFIGNEPFAVLLGDDIVQSDTPCLKQLIDQYDETLSPVIGVQTVPESETDRYGIVDPIQQEGRRYQVKNFIEKPKRGTAPSNLAIMGRYVLTPEIFMFLEKQQTGAGGEIQLTDAIQELNQIQRVFAYDFAGSRYDVGEKLGFVKTTLEFALQQDEMKQELIDYMKQLMKKHENAEVKII encoded by the coding sequence ATGAAACACGTAAGAAAAGCAATTATTCCAGCAGCTGGTTTAGGGACAAGATTCCTGCCTGCAACAAAGGCAATGCCAAAGGAAATGCTGCCGATTGTTGATAAGCCGACAATCCAGTATATCGTGGAGGAAGCCATTGCTTCAGGTATTGAGGACATCATCATTGTAACAGGAAAAGGAAAAAGAGCGATCGAGGATCACTTTGACTATGCTCATGAGCTGGAGCAAAACCTGTTAGAGAAAAAGAAATTTGACCTGTTAGAAAAGGTTCAATACTCTTCAAACCTTGCTGATATCCATTATATCCGTCAAAAGGAGCCAAAAGGACTTGGCCATGCAGTTTGGTGTGCGAAAAGCTTTATCGGTAATGAGCCATTTGCTGTATTATTAGGCGATGATATCGTGCAAAGTGATACACCTTGCTTGAAGCAGCTTATTGACCAATATGATGAAACACTTTCACCTGTAATTGGAGTACAAACTGTGCCGGAAAGTGAAACAGACCGTTACGGAATTGTTGATCCAATCCAACAGGAAGGCAGACGCTATCAAGTTAAGAACTTCATTGAAAAGCCAAAGCGCGGAACAGCACCATCTAACCTGGCAATCATGGGTCGTTATGTACTTACACCAGAAATCTTCATGTTCCTTGAAAAGCAGCAAACAGGAGCAGGCGGTGAAATTCAGCTGACAGATGCAATCCAAGAGCTGAACCAAATTCAACGAGTATTTGCATACGACTTTGCAGGCAGCCGCTACGATGTTGGTGAAAAGCTTGGCTTCGTGAAAACAACATTAGAATTCGCCCTGCAACAGGACGAAATGAAACAAGAACTTATTGATTACATGAAGCAGCTTATGAAAAAGCATGAGAATGCTGAAGTGAAAATCATCTAA
- a CDS encoding STAS domain-containing protein, translated as MFRDSFIREAVERVGTGIVITDPSIADNPIIYVNKGFEQLTGYEAIDILGKNCRFLQGDDRNQGAVTALRNAIKEEKHIVVQLRNYRKDGHLFWNELELSPIRIGEGNKLFFVGIQKDITERKESEQLISEYLEQIANLSTPIISINEKTSILPLIGDLSMDRFDQLVKDIAIYVGNSKEDYFIIDLQGLLKYDEVVHNGLKMINDILALMGTELIISGVQVKMAQDTINYTNGNELNIRFFQSCKQALQSLK; from the coding sequence ATGTTCAGGGACAGCTTTATAAGGGAAGCAGTAGAAAGGGTCGGAACAGGCATTGTTATCACAGACCCGAGTATCGCTGATAACCCAATTATTTACGTAAACAAAGGTTTCGAGCAATTGACCGGATACGAAGCAATAGATATTCTTGGCAAGAACTGCCGCTTTCTTCAAGGCGATGACAGAAATCAAGGTGCGGTTACAGCACTGCGGAATGCAATCAAAGAGGAAAAGCATATTGTTGTTCAACTGCGCAATTATCGCAAGGATGGTCACTTGTTCTGGAATGAACTTGAGCTTTCCCCCATTCGAATTGGAGAAGGCAATAAGCTGTTTTTTGTCGGAATCCAAAAGGACATTACAGAAAGAAAGGAATCAGAGCAGCTTATCAGCGAGTATTTAGAGCAGATAGCCAATCTTTCTACACCGATCATTTCCATTAATGAAAAAACATCCATTTTACCACTTATCGGTGATTTATCAATGGACCGGTTTGATCAGCTTGTTAAAGATATTGCGATTTATGTGGGAAATAGCAAGGAAGATTATTTCATCATTGATTTGCAAGGCTTATTAAAATATGATGAGGTTGTACATAATGGTCTTAAAATGATTAACGATATTCTCGCATTAATGGGAACAGAGCTCATCATCAGCGGTGTCCAGGTAAAAATGGCACAAGACACAATCAATTATACAAATGGCAATGAGTTAAATATCCGTTTTTTCCAATCATGTAAACAAGCACTGCAATCTTTAAAATAA